One region of Salvia miltiorrhiza cultivar Shanhuang (shh) chromosome 3, IMPLAD_Smil_shh, whole genome shotgun sequence genomic DNA includes:
- the LOC131013972 gene encoding zinc finger BED domain-containing protein RICESLEEPER 2-like codes for MSEQPFNAVENDGYTFMMSINQPQFQKISRATVKKDVINVYNLEKKKLMLALKDINKISLTTDIWKSKVQKMSYMCVTGHLVDSQWQLQNRLLSFIPLPPPHGGVDIYDGLTKCTKDWGIEHKVFTISVDNASNNDVAIRIAKETFSRSRKSPLEGQLFHVRCTAHTLNLVVKDGLLEINKTIEDVKNSVRFINQSESRLNKFSDVVHHLGIPVKMLIIDCPTRWNSTYEMLLEAYRVKDAFPIFAQREPSYNYCLSLDDWMKVKDVLDILEVFYEATHVISGVDYPTSNVYLAVIWTVKHVLNEKENHVDEFIRVMIKKMKEKFDKYWGNCNLLMAIGSILDPRFKMRLVDFAFNKIYNEVEARTNIMKVQDALYNLYFKYAQVDNARSRKTITSERCSSTCGNSSSQEKLVPSGLSMFDEYLDTVEVNGPSKSELDIYLDERVVRSQDVDGASEFDALAWWKSQELKFKILSTLARDVLAIPISTVASEATFSAGSRVLDPYRSRLDSDMVEVLICGADWVRHLHGVKKEEEEPFHVMLNST; via the exons ATGAGTGAACAACCATTTAATGCTGTGGAAAATGATGGCTATACTTTCATGATGAGTATCAATCAACCCCAATTTCAGAAGATTTCTCGTGCCACGGTGAAGAAAGATGTCATCAATGTTTATAACTTGGAGAAGAAAAAATTGATGTTGGCATTGAAAGACATCAACAAGATTTCATTGACCACTGATATTTGGAAGTCAAAGGTGCAAAAAATGTCTTATATGTGTGTCACTGGCCACTTAGTTGATTCACAGTGGCAACTTCAGAATAGACTTCTCAGCTTCatacctcttcctcctccacaTGGAG GTGTTGATATCTATGATGGGCTTACAAAGTGTACAAAGGATTGGGGAATAGAGCACAAAGTTTTTACCATCTCTGTGGATAATGCCTCGAACAATGATGTGGCAATTCGAATTGCTAAAGAAACATTCTCAAGGAGCCGTAAATCGCCATTGGAAGGTCAGTTGTTTCATGTTCGATGTACTGCACATACATTGAATCTAGTTGTAAAAGATGGTCTTTTGGAGATTAACAAAACCATTGAAGATGTCAAAAACAGTGTGCGGTTTATTAATCAATCAGAGTCTAGGTTGAACAAATTCTCTGATGTTGTGCATCACTTAGGAATTCCTGTGAAAATGTTGATCATTGATTGTCCAACTCGTTGGAATTCTACATATGAGATGTTACTTGAGGCATATAGAGTTAAAGATGCATTTCCCATTTTTGCACAAAGAGAGCCTTCGTATAATTATTGTCTTAGCCTTGATGATTGGATGAAAGTGAAGGATGTTCTTGACATTTTAGAGGTTTTTTATGAAGCTACTCATGTGATTTCTGGAGTTGATTATCCTACCTCTAATGTCTATCTTGCTGTCATTTGGACAGTCAAGCATGTATTGAATGAAAAGGAAAATCATGTTGATGAGTTTATTAGAGTGATGATTaaaaagatgaaggagaaatTTGATAAGTATTGGGGAAATTGCAATCTTTTGATGGCTATTGGATCAATACTTGACCCTAGGTTCAAAATGAGGTTGGTTGATTTTGCTTTCAATAAGATATATAACGAGGTTGAAGCTCGCACAAATATTATGAAGGTTCAAGATGCATTATATAACTTGTACTTTAAGTATGCTCAAGTTGATAATGCAAGGTCTCGAAAGACCATCACCTCTGAAAGATGTTCTTCTACATGTGGAAACTCCTCATCTCAAGAAAAATTAGTGCCTAGTGGTTTGTCTATGTTTGATGAGTATTTAGACACTGTTGAGGTGAATGGTCCTTCGAAGTCGGAGTTGGACATTTACTTGGATGAAAGGGTTGTTAGAAGTCAAGATGTGGATGGAGCCTCTGAGTTTGATGCCTTAGCTTGGTGGAAATCTCAAGAATTGAAGTTTAAGATTTTATCCACTTTAGCTCGTGATGTTTTGGCTATTCCCATTAGTACTGTTGCATCAGAGGCCACATTCAGTGCAGGAAGTCGAGTGTTAGATCCTTACCGTTCAAGGTTAGATTCTGATATGGTGGAAGTTTTAATTTGTGGAGCAGATTGGGTTCGCCATCTTCATGGAGTCAAGAAG gAGGAAGAAGAACCTTTCCATGTGATGTTGAACTCCACTTAG